A window of the Streptomyces sp. NBC_00454 genome harbors these coding sequences:
- a CDS encoding TIGR03842 family LLM class F420-dependent oxidoreductase — protein sequence MDFGLVLQTDPPASQVISLMKRAERNGFRYGWTFDSAVLWQEPFVIYSQILANTQKLHVGPMVTNPGTRTWEVTASTFATLNDMYGNRTVCGIGRGDSAMRVAGRAPNTLARLGESMDVIRDLAEGREAVVDGNPIRIPWIKDGRLPVWMAAYGPKALALAGQKADGFILQLADPFLTEWMVKAVRQAAAEAGRDPDSITICVAAPAYVGDDLAHARDQCRWFGGMVGNHVADLVSRYGEHSGMVPEELTAYIKDRHGYDYSHHGRAGNTSTDFVPDEIVDRFCLLGPAEAHIEKLRVLRDLGVDQFALYDMHDAREATIDAYGSDIIPSFG from the coding sequence ATGGACTTCGGCCTCGTCCTGCAGACCGACCCGCCCGCCTCCCAAGTCATCAGCCTCATGAAGCGCGCCGAGCGCAACGGGTTCCGCTACGGCTGGACCTTCGACTCGGCGGTCCTGTGGCAGGAACCGTTCGTCATCTACAGCCAGATCCTGGCCAACACGCAGAAACTGCACGTCGGCCCGATGGTCACCAACCCCGGCACCCGCACCTGGGAGGTCACCGCCTCCACCTTCGCCACCCTCAACGACATGTACGGCAACCGCACCGTCTGCGGGATCGGGCGCGGGGACTCCGCGATGCGGGTCGCGGGCCGGGCCCCCAACACCCTGGCCCGCCTCGGCGAGTCCATGGACGTCATCCGCGACCTGGCCGAAGGCCGCGAGGCGGTGGTCGACGGCAACCCGATCCGCATCCCCTGGATCAAGGACGGGAGACTGCCCGTCTGGATGGCGGCGTACGGACCGAAGGCGCTGGCCCTCGCCGGGCAGAAGGCGGACGGGTTCATCCTCCAGCTCGCGGACCCCTTCCTGACGGAGTGGATGGTCAAGGCGGTCCGGCAGGCCGCGGCCGAGGCCGGCCGGGACCCGGACTCGATCACCATCTGCGTGGCCGCCCCGGCGTACGTCGGCGACGATCTGGCGCACGCCCGCGACCAGTGCCGGTGGTTCGGAGGGATGGTCGGCAACCACGTCGCCGATCTGGTCTCCCGGTACGGCGAGCACTCGGGGATGGTGCCGGAGGAACTGACCGCGTACATCAAGGACCGGCACGGCTACGACTACAGTCACCACGGCCGCGCCGGGAACACCTCCACCGACTTCGTCCCGGACGAGATCGTCGACCGCTTCTGCCTGCTGGGCCCGGCCGAGGCCCACATCGAGAAGCTGCGGGTCCTGCGGGACCTGGGCGTCGACCAGTTCGCCCTCTACGACATGCACGACGCCAGGGAAGCGACGATCGACGCGTACGGCTCCGACATCATTCCGTCCTTCGGCTGA
- a CDS encoding putative Ig domain-containing protein codes for MFRLRLTPPRAVAALATAALATILPATAWVADAAGAAPSTTAAAAAAPGTGSALAPERKCTLPGGLAELSGLAMSRKHPGVFYAVNDSGNTNQVFAIDCGGATGRLLATFTVAGVGNTDWEALTIGKDASGAPTVLVGDIGDNFGGRTEITVHGFTEPDQLTNATVTPVTYRFAYADGKHDAESLLADPVTGRLYIASKLIGAAGQFYQAPLPPLPGQLNTLTAVRPGPVFTTDGSFSPSGASYTLRSGGPLGANTASVYDTAGTKLADVALPSQSQGETVTYADCTSLLVGSENDTQIWRVPLPPEATPGCAGTPTPTPTPTPTPTPTPTPTPTPTPTPTPTPGDLKLANPGPQTCKFNQTCTIQLTTTGGKPPVHYTATGLPWGLTIDTNTGRITGKPWTTGTIQITATATDTTNTNTTATTTFPLTLNWF; via the coding sequence ATGTTCCGACTACGTCTCACACCCCCACGGGCCGTCGCCGCCCTCGCGACCGCGGCCCTCGCCACGATCCTGCCGGCCACGGCCTGGGTGGCCGATGCTGCCGGCGCCGCACCTTCCACGACCGCGGCCGCGGCGGCCGCCCCCGGGACCGGCTCCGCACTCGCCCCCGAGCGCAAGTGCACCCTCCCGGGAGGCCTGGCCGAACTCAGCGGCCTCGCCATGAGCCGTAAACACCCCGGGGTCTTCTACGCGGTCAACGACAGCGGAAACACCAACCAGGTCTTCGCCATCGACTGCGGCGGCGCCACCGGCCGGCTCCTGGCCACGTTCACGGTGGCCGGGGTGGGCAACACCGACTGGGAGGCGCTGACGATCGGAAAGGACGCCTCGGGCGCCCCCACCGTCCTCGTCGGTGACATCGGCGACAACTTCGGCGGCCGCACCGAGATCACCGTGCACGGCTTCACCGAGCCCGATCAGCTCACCAACGCCACGGTGACGCCCGTGACCTATCGCTTCGCCTACGCCGACGGCAAACACGACGCCGAGTCCCTGCTCGCCGACCCCGTCACCGGACGGCTCTACATCGCCAGCAAACTCATCGGAGCGGCGGGCCAGTTCTACCAGGCCCCGCTGCCTCCACTACCCGGCCAGCTCAACACCCTCACCGCGGTACGGCCCGGCCCGGTCTTCACCACCGACGGCTCCTTCTCGCCGTCGGGTGCCTCGTACACCCTGCGCAGTGGCGGTCCGCTGGGCGCCAACACGGCCTCGGTGTACGACACCGCGGGCACCAAGCTCGCGGACGTCGCCCTCCCCTCCCAGTCACAGGGCGAGACGGTGACGTACGCCGACTGCACGAGCCTCCTCGTCGGATCGGAGAACGACACCCAGATCTGGCGCGTCCCCCTGCCCCCCGAAGCCACCCCGGGCTGCGCCGGAACCCCCACCCCTACGCCGACACCGACTCCCACGCCGACGCCTACGCCTACGCCCACCCCGACTCCCACGCCCACCCCCACCCCGACTCCGGGTGACCTGAAGCTGGCCAACCCCGGCCCGCAGACCTGCAAGTTCAACCAGACCTGCACCATCCAACTCACCACCACCGGCGGAAAACCACCCGTCCACTACACCGCCACCGGACTCCCCTGGGGCCTCACCATCGACACCAACACCGGCCGCATCACCGGCAAACCCTGGACCACCGGAACCATCCAGATCACCGCCACCGCCACCGACACCACCAACACCAACACCACCGCAACCACCACCTTCCCCCTCACCCTCAACTGGTTCTGA
- a CDS encoding SDR family NAD(P)-dependent oxidoreductase, with product MSPQPPHSPPLPLSPPARQPGGPAAADRDLVVAVSPFEEPNPRIAIAAERAGSLGLLDLGRDDGAARRAFTELARRLGGGRYGVRVPAGCPIGPQELPPEVDTVLLADPASHTPERIAGWAAADGRPRVWAEVTDLARAEAAAAAGVDALVAKGHEAGGRVGGATTFVLLQQLLADPGIGLPVRAYGGIGLHTAAAAVAGGAAGVLVDVQLALTPEGEAGLPVEVAAAVRAMDGSETRLLQDHRVYARPDLTPPEGPVAALLGARDLRAQLLPVGQDGASAARLAARHRTTGGVLRAIRAAVEGHLLAVVRARPLAGGRDPGRPLPVAQGPMTRVSDQAAFAEAVAAGGGVPYLALAVMEGPEVRRLLAETAERLGDRPWGVGLLGFAPAALRAEQLAAVAEVRPPYAVIAGGTPGQAAPLEAAGIRTHLHVPSPGLLERYLAEGARRFVFEGLECGGHVGPRASFPLWEEQIELLLSCSEPASLDVLFAGGIHDERSAAMAVTAAAPLAERGARIGVLMGTAYLFTEEAVAAGAVLPRFQRAAVDCADTVLLHTAPGHATRCAATPYVEAFEATRQRLADGGAEPREVWEELERLNLGRLRIASKGLRRGADGSGLQPVDEEQQHAEGLFMLGQAAMLRSATTTIAALHEQVTEGATELLRRRAEELAPSGGEEPPPEPLDVAIVGMACAYPGAPDLAAYWAGILAGNDAVTEVPAERWDPALHFDPDPARAGERTPSRWGGFLGPVPFDALAHGIPPASLAGIEPVQLLALEISARALVDAGYDKDRAFDRSRTSVVFGAEAGTELAGAYGLRALYPGYLGELPPELDEQLPRLTEDSFPGVLANVIAGRVANRLDLGGANCTVDAACASSLAALDLACRQLRDRDSDMVLCGGADVHNGINDYLLFSSVRALSPGGRCRPFDAAADGIALGEGVGALVLKRLADAERDGDRVYAVIKGVGASSDGRSLGLTAPRPEGQRRALERAYARAGVSPGEVGLVEAHGTGTVVGDSTELAVLSELFTAAGAAPGSCALGSVKSQIGHTKCAAGLAGLIKAARAVHAGVRPPTLHLGAPVAPWRAESSPFYFDTEARPWAAPAERRIAGVSAFGFGGTNYHAVLAGYAGSEEPRHGSQEWPAELFCFRGADRRAAGRAVARLAARLEENDAAGRPWALRDLAAEVAADAGPVRVAVVAASLDELAARLERARAFEPGAGVHVREEAADPGQVAFLFPGQGSQRPGMLGELFMAFPALRELLDTAPGAVASAMFPPAAFTAPERAAQRAAVTDTRVAQPALGLAGSAAHLLLGTLGVRPDCVAGHSYGELTALWAAGVWDQESLLRLSARRAEAIVTAAGADPGSMAAVVASPEEVREIAARAGCVVANHNAPRQCVISGPSAAVAEAVAALRAAGVSADPIPVACAFHSEVVAGAAVALAEELAGTTLADAAVPVWSNTTAGRYPVTATEVRDLVARQVAEPVRFVEQVENMYAAGVRTFVEAGPGRVLSGLVGRILGDRPHTAVPLDVPGEHGLVRLVTALAELTAAGVPVAPEALFRGRTSRLPERAPRRPGWLVDGHLVRTSNGTPVPGGLRPARRVTGAVPGSGASVAPGVVPVSGAPAGSGPVPGSALRAAVPGPPALPDGRVNGHGVNGHRVHAAGGQRPAGGHLFAVAEDMGGHQMIQTPSADPAAADSREAAVLEYLRGSRELVQAQRDVMLGYLGTSVPVTARSWTEGEPLAAWSGAAAEPVAALEAPVSDPGPGPGVARGTWPSVSATHTATVTGPAAAPGGPIRSPEEVMDVPDVPDVMDVMDVIVEIVHTRTGYPRDMLDPELDLEADLSIDSIKRVEIIGALADRIGLPRDAGGSVESAVEELSRIKTLRGIVDWVTAHTAPEASRPADPAASGRPALGRLRVDLLPLPAPSTDPEVLRGLRIGVVGDGLGVAPALVGTLREHGADVRQLAEADAGFDAVLDLSALRPGTDPVLPDAFPGLQRALTGGVQRLLLVTAHGTPGAGLHGFARSAALEFPGRLIRAVDVHPKEDPGRIAEQLLAELSCVLPGLPGTSGLPGSSGSVAAPEDPASVGYTAEGVRVTRRPVPAPLASTDGAVPLDAEAVVLLTGGARGITARTAVALARATGCHVELVGRTPQPASEADEFGHAGDRVALRAALIATGLRTPAEIEAAASRILAEREVRATLTALGSVAASVRYHCADVTDERAVREVVAGVRERHGRLDGIVHGAGTLNDGLLRDKRPEAFTEVFTTKVTGARNLAAAAAEHGTAPAPRFLALFGSAAGVYGNRGQCDYAAANDALDALAHTWAPGGIGAPFPGRVLSVDWGPWAAEAGGMVSPELARAYARRGIPLIEPDAGTAAFLAELAHGTDVQVVLMAEGREGRD from the coding sequence GTGTCCCCACAACCTCCGCACTCCCCACCGCTTCCGCTGTCACCGCCGGCCCGGCAGCCCGGCGGGCCCGCCGCCGCCGACCGTGACCTCGTCGTCGCGGTCAGCCCGTTCGAGGAGCCCAATCCGCGGATCGCCATCGCCGCCGAGCGCGCCGGGTCCCTCGGCCTGCTCGACCTCGGCCGGGACGACGGGGCCGCGCGGCGCGCCTTCACCGAGCTCGCCCGCCGCCTCGGCGGGGGCCGCTACGGGGTACGGGTGCCCGCGGGCTGTCCGATCGGGCCGCAGGAGCTGCCGCCGGAGGTGGACACGGTGCTGCTCGCCGACCCCGCGTCGCACACCCCGGAACGGATCGCCGGCTGGGCGGCGGCCGACGGTCGGCCGCGGGTATGGGCCGAGGTCACCGATCTGGCGCGGGCCGAGGCCGCCGCGGCCGCCGGGGTCGACGCGCTCGTCGCCAAGGGGCACGAGGCCGGCGGCCGGGTGGGCGGGGCCACCACCTTCGTCCTCCTCCAGCAGCTGCTCGCGGACCCCGGGATCGGGTTGCCCGTCCGGGCGTACGGCGGGATCGGGCTGCATACGGCGGCCGCGGCCGTCGCAGGCGGAGCCGCAGGGGTGCTGGTCGACGTACAACTGGCCCTCACGCCGGAGGGGGAGGCCGGGCTGCCCGTCGAAGTGGCGGCGGCCGTACGGGCCATGGACGGATCCGAGACCAGGCTGCTGCAGGACCACCGCGTGTACGCGCGCCCCGATCTGACCCCGCCCGAGGGACCGGTGGCCGCCCTGCTCGGCGCGCGGGACCTGCGTGCACAGCTGCTCCCGGTCGGGCAGGACGGGGCCTCGGCCGCCCGGCTGGCCGCGCGCCACCGGACGACCGGCGGCGTCCTGCGGGCGATCCGGGCGGCCGTCGAGGGACATCTGCTGGCCGTCGTACGGGCCCGGCCGCTGGCGGGCGGCAGGGATCCGGGGCGCCCGCTCCCCGTCGCGCAGGGGCCCATGACCCGGGTGAGCGACCAGGCGGCCTTCGCCGAAGCGGTCGCCGCCGGGGGCGGGGTCCCCTATCTGGCACTCGCGGTGATGGAGGGACCGGAGGTCAGGCGGCTCCTCGCCGAGACCGCCGAGCGGCTCGGGGACCGGCCCTGGGGCGTGGGGCTGCTCGGCTTCGCCCCGGCCGCACTCCGGGCCGAGCAGCTGGCGGCCGTCGCCGAGGTGCGACCCCCGTACGCGGTCATCGCGGGCGGCACCCCGGGGCAGGCGGCCCCGCTGGAGGCCGCCGGGATCCGGACCCATCTGCACGTGCCTTCGCCGGGACTGCTGGAGCGGTACCTCGCCGAGGGGGCGCGGCGGTTCGTCTTCGAGGGGCTGGAGTGCGGGGGGCACGTCGGGCCGCGAGCCTCCTTCCCGCTCTGGGAGGAGCAGATCGAGCTGCTGCTGTCGTGCTCCGAACCGGCCTCGCTGGACGTGCTGTTCGCCGGCGGCATCCACGACGAACGCTCCGCCGCGATGGCCGTGACGGCCGCGGCGCCACTGGCCGAGCGGGGCGCCCGGATCGGGGTCCTCATGGGCACCGCCTACCTCTTCACCGAGGAGGCGGTCGCGGCGGGCGCCGTCCTGCCCCGGTTCCAGCGTGCGGCGGTGGACTGCGCGGACACCGTGCTGCTGCACACCGCGCCCGGACACGCCACGCGGTGTGCGGCCACCCCGTACGTCGAGGCCTTCGAGGCGACCCGGCAGCGGCTCGCGGACGGCGGCGCCGAACCGCGCGAGGTGTGGGAGGAACTGGAGCGGCTCAACCTGGGACGGCTCAGGATCGCCAGCAAGGGGCTGCGGCGCGGTGCGGACGGCTCCGGTCTGCAGCCCGTGGACGAGGAACAGCAGCACGCCGAGGGGCTGTTCATGCTCGGCCAGGCCGCCATGCTGCGCTCCGCCACCACCACGATCGCGGCTCTCCACGAGCAGGTCACCGAAGGGGCGACCGAGCTGCTGCGCCGACGGGCGGAGGAGTTGGCTCCGTCCGGGGGCGAAGAGCCGCCGCCCGAGCCGCTGGACGTCGCCATAGTCGGCATGGCCTGCGCCTACCCCGGCGCACCGGACCTCGCCGCCTACTGGGCCGGGATCCTGGCCGGCAACGACGCGGTGACCGAAGTACCGGCCGAGCGCTGGGACCCGGCGCTCCACTTCGACCCCGACCCGGCGCGGGCCGGTGAGCGCACCCCGTCCCGCTGGGGCGGCTTCCTCGGCCCGGTCCCCTTCGACGCCCTCGCGCACGGCATCCCGCCCGCCTCGCTGGCCGGGATCGAACCGGTGCAGCTGCTGGCCCTGGAGATCTCGGCACGGGCCCTGGTGGACGCCGGGTACGACAAGGACCGCGCCTTCGACCGGTCCCGGACCTCGGTGGTCTTCGGCGCGGAGGCCGGTACCGAACTGGCGGGCGCGTACGGGCTGCGCGCGCTGTACCCCGGCTACCTGGGCGAGCTCCCTCCGGAGCTGGACGAGCAACTCCCGCGGCTCACCGAGGACTCCTTCCCCGGTGTCCTCGCGAACGTCATCGCGGGCCGCGTCGCCAACCGGCTGGACCTCGGAGGCGCGAACTGCACCGTCGACGCCGCCTGCGCCTCCTCGCTGGCCGCACTGGACCTCGCCTGCCGCCAACTGCGCGATCGGGACAGCGACATGGTGCTGTGCGGCGGCGCGGACGTCCACAACGGCATCAACGACTACCTGCTCTTCTCCTCCGTCCGTGCACTGTCCCCGGGCGGCCGCTGCCGGCCCTTCGACGCGGCCGCCGACGGGATCGCCCTCGGTGAGGGGGTGGGGGCCCTCGTACTGAAGCGGCTCGCGGACGCCGAACGGGACGGCGACCGGGTGTACGCCGTGATCAAGGGGGTCGGGGCCTCCAGCGACGGACGGTCCCTCGGACTGACCGCGCCCCGGCCCGAAGGGCAGCGGCGGGCGCTGGAACGAGCCTACGCCCGGGCCGGCGTCAGCCCCGGCGAGGTCGGCCTGGTCGAGGCGCACGGCACCGGCACCGTGGTCGGCGACAGCACCGAGCTGGCCGTGCTGAGCGAACTGTTCACCGCGGCGGGTGCCGCTCCGGGATCCTGCGCACTCGGTTCGGTGAAATCGCAGATCGGGCACACCAAGTGCGCGGCCGGTCTGGCCGGACTGATCAAGGCGGCCCGGGCGGTCCACGCGGGCGTACGGCCGCCGACCCTGCACCTCGGCGCACCGGTCGCGCCCTGGCGGGCGGAGAGCAGCCCCTTCTACTTCGACACCGAGGCGCGGCCGTGGGCGGCGCCCGCGGAGCGGCGGATCGCGGGGGTGAGCGCGTTCGGCTTCGGCGGGACGAACTACCACGCGGTCCTCGCCGGTTACGCCGGATCGGAGGAGCCCCGGCACGGGTCGCAGGAGTGGCCGGCCGAGCTGTTCTGCTTCCGCGGCGCCGACCGGCGGGCGGCGGGCCGGGCCGTGGCGCGACTGGCGGCCAGGCTGGAGGAGAACGACGCCGCCGGGCGCCCCTGGGCGCTGCGCGACCTCGCCGCGGAGGTCGCGGCTGATGCCGGCCCGGTACGGGTCGCGGTCGTGGCCGCGAGCCTGGACGAGCTGGCGGCCCGGCTGGAGCGGGCGCGGGCCTTCGAGCCGGGCGCGGGGGTCCACGTACGGGAAGAGGCGGCGGATCCCGGTCAGGTGGCCTTCCTCTTTCCCGGGCAGGGCAGCCAACGTCCGGGAATGCTGGGCGAGTTGTTCATGGCGTTCCCCGCGCTGCGGGAACTGCTGGACACGGCGCCGGGGGCGGTGGCCTCCGCGATGTTCCCTCCGGCGGCGTTCACCGCGCCCGAGCGGGCCGCGCAGCGGGCTGCGGTCACCGACACCCGGGTGGCTCAGCCGGCATTGGGGCTCGCGGGCTCGGCGGCGCACCTGCTGCTCGGGACCCTGGGCGTACGGCCGGACTGCGTGGCCGGGCACTCGTACGGCGAACTCACCGCGCTGTGGGCGGCGGGAGTGTGGGACCAGGAGAGCCTGCTGCGGCTGAGCGCGCGCCGCGCCGAAGCCATCGTGACGGCCGCCGGGGCGGATCCGGGGTCGATGGCGGCGGTAGTGGCTTCACCGGAGGAGGTGCGGGAGATCGCGGCACGTGCCGGGTGCGTCGTGGCGAACCACAACGCACCTCGGCAGTGCGTGATTTCGGGGCCCTCCGCCGCCGTGGCCGAGGCGGTGGCCGCGCTGCGGGCCGCGGGCGTGTCGGCGGACCCGATCCCCGTGGCCTGCGCGTTCCACAGCGAGGTGGTGGCGGGCGCTGCCGTGGCCCTCGCCGAAGAACTGGCCGGGACGACGCTGGCCGACGCCGCCGTCCCGGTCTGGTCGAACACGACGGCCGGCCGGTACCCGGTCACCGCCACGGAGGTACGGGACCTCGTGGCCCGGCAGGTCGCCGAGCCGGTCCGGTTCGTCGAGCAGGTGGAGAACATGTACGCGGCCGGGGTCCGCACCTTCGTGGAGGCGGGGCCGGGCCGGGTCCTGTCCGGGCTGGTCGGCCGCATCCTCGGCGACCGGCCGCACACGGCGGTCCCGCTGGACGTGCCGGGCGAGCACGGGCTGGTGCGCCTGGTCACGGCACTGGCGGAACTCACGGCGGCGGGAGTGCCCGTGGCGCCGGAGGCCCTGTTCCGGGGCCGCACCTCCCGGCTCCCCGAGCGCGCTCCGCGCCGCCCGGGCTGGCTGGTGGACGGCCACCTGGTCCGCACGTCGAACGGCACCCCGGTCCCCGGCGGCCTGCGCCCGGCCCGCCGGGTGACGGGGGCGGTGCCCGGGTCGGGTGCCTCAGTGGCACCCGGGGTAGTGCCCGTGTCCGGTGCTCCGGCGGGGTCCGGTCCGGTGCCGGGGTCGGCGCTTCGGGCGGCAGTGCCCGGGCCTCCGGCGCTACCCGACGGCCGGGTCAACGGCCACGGGGTCAACGGCCACCGGGTCCACGCGGCGGGCGGCCAGCGGCCCGCAGGAGGTCACCTGTTCGCGGTGGCGGAAGACATGGGAGGACACCAGATGATCCAGACCCCGAGCGCCGACCCGGCCGCCGCCGACAGCCGTGAGGCGGCGGTCCTGGAGTATCTGCGCGGCTCGCGCGAACTGGTCCAGGCGCAGCGCGACGTCATGCTGGGCTACCTGGGCACGTCCGTGCCGGTCACGGCGCGGTCCTGGACCGAGGGGGAGCCGCTCGCGGCGTGGTCCGGGGCTGCCGCGGAGCCGGTCGCGGCCCTGGAGGCTCCGGTTTCCGACCCCGGCCCCGGCCCCGGGGTCGCTCGGGGCACGTGGCCCAGCGTCTCCGCCACCCACACCGCCACGGTCACGGGACCTGCTGCCGCTCCAGGCGGCCCCATCCGGTCACCCGAGGAGGTGATGGACGTGCCCGACGTGCCCGACGTGATGGACGTGATGGACGTGATCGTGGAGATCGTCCACACCCGGACCGGATACCCGCGGGACATGCTCGACCCCGAGCTGGACCTGGAGGCGGACCTGTCCATCGACTCCATCAAGCGGGTCGAGATCATCGGCGCCCTGGCCGACCGGATCGGTCTTCCGCGGGACGCCGGCGGCTCCGTCGAGTCCGCCGTCGAGGAGCTCTCCCGCATCAAGACCCTGCGCGGCATCGTCGACTGGGTCACCGCCCACACCGCGCCCGAGGCGAGCCGTCCGGCGGACCCGGCGGCGTCCGGCCGCCCCGCGCTCGGTCGGTTACGGGTCGACCTGCTGCCCCTGCCGGCGCCCTCCACGGACCCGGAGGTCCTACGGGGGCTGCGGATCGGGGTCGTCGGGGACGGCCTGGGCGTCGCGCCCGCCCTCGTGGGAACCCTGCGGGAGCACGGGGCCGACGTACGGCAACTCGCCGAAGCCGACGCCGGGTTCGACGCGGTCCTCGATCTGTCCGCCTTGCGGCCGGGTACGGATCCCGTTCTGCCCGATGCCTTCCCCGGATTGCAGCGGGCCCTGACCGGTGGTGTGCAGCGGCTCCTCCTCGTCACCGCGCACGGCACTCCCGGAGCCGGCCTGCACGGCTTCGCCCGCAGCGCCGCCCTCGAATTCCCCGGCAGGCTGATCCGCGCTGTGGACGTCCACCCCAAGGAGGACCCCGGACGGATCGCGGAGCAGCTCCTCGCCGAGCTGAGCTGCGTACTCCCCGGGCTCCCCGGGACCTCCGGACTCCCCGGGTCCTCCGGCTCCGTCGCGGCCCCGGAGGACCCCGCCTCCGTCGGGTACACCGCCGAGGGCGTACGCGTCACCCGCCGTCCCGTACCCGCGCCTCTTGCGTCCACGGACGGCGCGGTGCCCCTCGACGCGGAAGCCGTCGTCCTGCTGACCGGCGGGGCCCGCGGAATCACCGCCCGGACCGCCGTCGCTCTGGCCCGGGCCACCGGATGCCATGTCGAGCTGGTGGGACGTACGCCCCAACCCGCCTCCGAAGCAGATGAGTTCGGGCACGCAGGCGACCGGGTCGCGCTGCGCGCCGCCCTGATCGCCACCGGTCTGCGCACCCCCGCGGAGATCGAGGCCGCGGCCTCGCGGATCCTCGCCGAACGCGAGGTGCGGGCCACCCTGACGGCCCTCGGCTCGGTGGCCGCGTCCGTCCGCTACCACTGCGCGGACGTCACCGACGAGCGGGCGGTACGGGAGGTCGTGGCCGGAGTGCGGGAACGGCACGGGAGGCTGGACGGCATCGTGCACGGTGCCGGGACCTTGAACGACGGGCTGCTCCGCGACAAGCGACCGGAGGCCTTCACCGAGGTGTTCACCACGAAGGTGACGGGTGCCCGGAACCTCGCCGCCGCCGCGGCCGAGCACGGCACGGCGCCCGCACCCCGGTTCCTCGCCCTGTTCGGGAGCGCGGCGGGGGTGTACGGAAACCGGGGTCAGTGCGACTACGCCGCGGCCAACGACGCCCTCGACGCCCTCGCGCACACCTGGGCGCCCGGCGGTATCGGTGCACCCTTCCCGGGCCGTGTGCTGTCCGTGGACTGGGGGCCCTGGGCCGCGGAGGCGGGCGGGATGGTCAGCCCCGAACTGGCCCGTGCGTACGCCCGGCGCGGCATACCGCTCATAGAGCCCGATGCCGGCACCGCCGCGTTCCTCGCCGAGCTCGCGCACGGGACCGACGTACAGGTGGTCCTGATGGCCGAGGGGCGTGAGGGACGTGACTGA
- a CDS encoding LysR family transcriptional regulator — protein MTPTLAQLRYLVAVADCRSITSAAASVFVAQSALSRAVQAMERDLGVELLARRGRGVDLTPEGARVVRLARTVLDAVEAIDDIGTPHTQGTPATLTLVTTPTLALDLASQLVQAFTERQPTIDVRIHQYDSREAVVQELMQARAELALVDLPVDKELSTHHIQEREVVLISPAGSLLPDPLPFRALDGLPMVLPSPGTGRRTELEAMFSCLGVRPVPRLEVDERLGWVTGVTDGRGSLIWYRDVVARAFGTRAEIRSFTPPLLRPVGIAHARRPLSRAARAFIAHARHNAPVREPSR, from the coding sequence ATGACCCCCACCCTCGCCCAGCTCCGCTACCTCGTCGCCGTCGCCGACTGCCGCTCCATCACCAGCGCGGCGGCCTCGGTCTTCGTCGCCCAGTCCGCGCTGTCCCGGGCCGTCCAGGCCATGGAGCGCGACCTCGGCGTCGAACTCCTCGCCCGGCGGGGAAGGGGGGTGGACCTCACGCCGGAAGGGGCCCGAGTGGTCCGGCTGGCCCGCACCGTGCTCGACGCGGTGGAAGCCATCGACGACATCGGGACCCCCCACACCCAGGGCACTCCGGCCACCCTGACCCTCGTCACCACTCCCACCCTGGCCCTCGATCTGGCCTCCCAGCTGGTACAGGCCTTCACCGAGCGGCAACCCACCATCGACGTCAGGATCCACCAGTACGACAGTCGCGAGGCCGTGGTCCAGGAACTGATGCAAGCCCGGGCCGAGTTGGCCCTCGTGGACCTCCCCGTGGACAAGGAGCTCTCCACCCACCACATCCAGGAGCGCGAGGTGGTGCTCATCTCACCGGCCGGCTCCCTGCTGCCCGACCCGTTACCGTTCCGCGCCCTCGACGGCCTGCCGATGGTGCTGCCCAGCCCCGGGACGGGCCGGCGCACCGAGCTGGAGGCCATGTTCAGCTGTCTCGGCGTGCGCCCGGTCCCCCGACTGGAGGTGGACGAACGCCTCGGCTGGGTGACCGGCGTGACCGACGGCCGCGGCTCCCTCATCTGGTACCGGGACGTGGTGGCGAGGGCCTTCGGCACCAGGGCGGAGATCCGCTCCTTCACGCCACCCCTGCTGCGTCCGGTGGGCATCGCCCACGCCCGGCGGCCCTTGAGCCGGGCGGCCCGCGCCTTCATCGCGCACGCCCGGCACAACGCACCCGTACGCGAACCATCGCGCTGA